From Pseudomonas sp. CCI4.2, one genomic window encodes:
- a CDS encoding response regulator → MSSDAENVVLIVEDEPLILMLLSDYLSGEGYKVLQAENGEQAFEILATKPHLDLMITDYRLPGGISGVMIAEPAVKLRPELKVIFISGYPAEITESGSPIALQAPILAKPFTMDSLHNQIKCLLF, encoded by the coding sequence ATGAGTTCTGATGCAGAAAATGTCGTACTTATTGTCGAAGATGAGCCGCTGATCCTGATGTTGCTCTCCGACTACCTGTCAGGCGAAGGCTATAAGGTATTGCAGGCTGAAAATGGTGAGCAAGCGTTCGAGATCCTGGCAACTAAACCTCACTTGGACTTGATGATTACCGATTATCGCCTGCCAGGCGGTATCTCTGGGGTGATGATTGCCGAGCCCGCAGTCAAATTGCGGCCCGAACTGAAAGTTATCTTCATCAGCGGTTACCCTGCCGAAATTACTGAATCGGGGAGCCCCATCGCCTTGCAAGCACCGATTCTGGCCAAGCCCTTTACCATGGACAGCCTGCATAACCAGATCAAATGTTTGTTGTTCTAG
- a CDS encoding SDR family oxidoreductase has product MSKTHLFDLDGKIAFVSGASRGIGEAIAKLLAQQGAHVIVSSRKIDGCQHVADAIIADGGKATAIACHIGEMEQIQSVFAQIREQFGRLDILVNNAATNPQFCNVLDTDLSAFQKTVDVNIRGYFFMSVEAGKLMRENGGGSIINVASINGISPGVFQGIYSVTKAAVINMTKVFAKECAAFGIRCNALLPGLTDTKFASALVKNDAILNMALAQIPLKRVAAPSEMAGAVLYLASDASSYTTGVSLNVDGGFLS; this is encoded by the coding sequence ATGTCCAAGACCCACTTGTTCGACCTCGATGGCAAGATCGCTTTCGTTTCCGGCGCCAGCCGTGGCATTGGTGAAGCCATCGCCAAACTATTGGCTCAGCAAGGCGCCCACGTCATCGTCTCCAGCCGCAAAATCGACGGTTGCCAGCACGTGGCCGACGCGATTATTGCAGACGGCGGCAAGGCCACCGCGATTGCCTGCCACATCGGCGAGATGGAACAGATTCAGAGCGTGTTTGCGCAGATTCGTGAACAGTTCGGGCGCTTGGACATTTTGGTGAACAACGCAGCGACCAACCCGCAATTCTGCAATGTACTGGACACCGACCTCAGTGCATTCCAGAAAACCGTCGACGTGAACATTCGCGGCTATTTCTTCATGTCAGTGGAAGCCGGCAAGTTGATGCGCGAAAACGGCGGTGGCAGCATCATCAACGTGGCCTCCATCAATGGTATTTCTCCCGGCGTGTTCCAAGGCATCTATTCGGTGACCAAGGCCGCAGTGATCAACATGACCAAGGTGTTCGCAAAAGAATGCGCGGCCTTCGGTATCCGTTGCAACGCACTGCTGCCGGGACTGACCGACACCAAGTTTGCATCGGCGCTGGTAAAAAACGACGCCATCCTCAACATGGCCTTGGCCCAGATCCCACTCAAGCGTGTCGCGGCTCCCAGTGAGATGGCGGGCGCAGTGCTTTACCTGGCCAGCGATGCGTCCAGCTACACCACCGGCGTTTCACTGAACGTGGACGGTGGTTTCCTTTCCTGA
- a CDS encoding hybrid sensor histidine kinase/response regulator: protein MLSEVRAKLLIVDDLPENLLALEALIKREDRAVYKALSADEALSLLLQHEFALAILDVQMPGMNGFELAELMRGTEKTKNIPIVFVSAAGRDLNYAFKGYESGAVDFLHKPLDIHAVKSKVNVFVDLFWQRKAMKQQVEALEQSRQEQEALLKELQATQNELQHAVQMRDDFMSIVSHEVRTPLNGLILETQLRKLHLAKDNTAAFTLEKLRAMVDRDERQIQSLIRLVEDMLDVSRIRTGKLSIRPSRFDLVQLVSHLLESFSAQITAAESIVSLTADVPVVGTWDEFRIEQVVANLLTNALRYGAKKPIDVRVYSQDGQARVDVLDQGIGVSEENQKRIFQQFERVSAKHAVAGLGLGLFISEQIVTAHAGNIAVESEEGAGALFRVSLPL from the coding sequence ATGCTAAGTGAAGTCCGAGCCAAACTGCTGATCGTCGATGATCTGCCAGAAAATCTGTTGGCCCTTGAAGCACTGATCAAGCGCGAAGACCGCGCCGTCTATAAAGCCTTGTCCGCAGACGAGGCTTTATCGCTGCTGCTGCAACATGAATTCGCGTTGGCCATCCTCGACGTGCAGATGCCGGGAATGAACGGTTTCGAGCTGGCGGAACTCATGCGCGGTACCGAGAAAACCAAGAACATTCCGATCGTATTTGTCAGCGCCGCCGGCCGTGATCTGAACTATGCGTTCAAAGGCTATGAAAGCGGTGCCGTGGACTTCCTGCATAAGCCGCTGGATATTCACGCGGTCAAAAGTAAAGTGAATGTCTTCGTTGATCTCTTCTGGCAGCGCAAGGCCATGAAGCAACAGGTTGAAGCCTTGGAACAAAGCCGCCAAGAGCAGGAGGCCTTGCTCAAGGAGCTTCAGGCCACGCAGAACGAGTTGCAGCACGCTGTACAAATGCGTGATGACTTCATGTCGATTGTGTCGCATGAGGTGCGTACGCCGCTGAACGGGTTGATTCTGGAAACACAGCTGCGCAAGCTGCACTTGGCCAAAGACAATACCGCAGCGTTCACGCTGGAAAAGCTACGGGCGATGGTCGACAGAGATGAGCGCCAGATTCAAAGCCTGATCAGGCTCGTCGAAGACATGCTCGATGTGTCACGGATTCGCACGGGAAAACTGTCTATTCGGCCCAGTCGTTTTGATTTGGTGCAGTTGGTCAGCCATCTGCTTGAAAGCTTTTCCGCCCAAATTACCGCTGCTGAATCCATTGTGTCGCTGACGGCGGATGTACCCGTTGTTGGCACATGGGACGAATTCCGTATCGAACAAGTCGTTGCTAATCTGCTGACTAACGCATTGCGCTATGGCGCTAAAAAGCCGATCGACGTCAGAGTTTATAGTCAGGATGGTCAGGCAAGGGTAGACGTGCTTGATCAAGGCATCGGGGTCAGTGAAGAAAACCAGAAGCGGATTTTCCAGCAATTCGAGCGAGTGTCGGCCAAACATGCCGTAGCCGGGTTGGGGTTGGGGCTGTTTATTTCCGAACAGATCGTGACCGCGCACGCTGGCAATATCGCCGTTGAAAGCGAGGAGGGGGCGGGCGCGCTGTTCCGGGTCAGTCTACCGCTGTGA
- a CDS encoding TSUP family transporter, with translation MPFALSVDLTTLAVLTAVAFVAGFIDAIAGGGGLLTTPALMTAGLPPHLVLGTNKLSSTFGSAMASYTFFRRKLFDPKQWIHALLGTAVGALIGAVVAHYLPSEWINQMLPVIVFGCGLYLLFGGVPKAPLDSSAPIKKKWQVPQGLGLGFYDGVAGPGTGAFWTVSSLLIYPLDLVKASGVARSMNFVSNAAALSVFMFSGQVDWMIGLCMGSSLMVGSFFGARTAIQGGAKFIRPVFIVVVLGLTVRLAWQHWFS, from the coding sequence ATGCCTTTCGCCCTCAGTGTTGACCTGACCACCCTCGCCGTCCTCACCGCCGTCGCTTTTGTTGCAGGCTTCATCGATGCCATTGCCGGGGGTGGCGGTCTGTTGACTACACCTGCGTTGATGACGGCCGGCTTGCCGCCACATTTGGTGCTGGGTACCAATAAGCTCAGCTCGACCTTTGGCTCGGCGATGGCCAGTTACACCTTCTTTCGCCGCAAGCTGTTTGATCCAAAACAATGGATTCATGCCCTGCTGGGTACGGCGGTCGGTGCGTTGATCGGTGCCGTGGTGGCGCATTATTTGCCCTCTGAATGGATCAACCAGATGCTGCCGGTGATCGTCTTTGGCTGCGGCCTGTACCTGTTGTTCGGCGGAGTTCCCAAGGCGCCACTGGACAGCAGCGCCCCCATCAAAAAGAAATGGCAAGTGCCTCAAGGCTTGGGTCTTGGCTTTTATGACGGTGTCGCTGGACCGGGGACCGGTGCGTTCTGGACCGTCAGTTCATTGCTGATTTACCCCTTGGACCTGGTGAAAGCCAGCGGCGTGGCGCGGAGCATGAACTTCGTCAGCAATGCTGCTGCCCTGTCAGTGTTCATGTTTTCCGGGCAGGTCGATTGGATGATCGGCCTGTGCATGGGTTCGTCACTGATGGTCGGCTCATTCTTCGGTGCGCGGACAGCGATTCAGGGCGGAGCAAAATTTATCCGCCCGGTGTTCATCGTCGTGGTGCTCGGCCTGACTGTGCGCCTAGCCTGGCAACACTGGTTCAGCTGA
- the nudC gene encoding NAD(+) diphosphatase, producing MTRWTTAVLDTQLSGGWAVVHSPEGFLRDDNGAMFPREWLKRQDLSVLSEHGIGHFDGEPVYLLVLKHPTEIDGCTWLGLRQFMLEGDVDVYRKLGYAAQISTWAREHRFCGSCGLPMQQVPGERAMYCEHCNLRHYPRISPSMIVLITRGDEILLARSPRFVTGVYSTLAGFAEPGESVEDCVRREVMEEVQLKVKNIQYMGSQCWPFPHSMMLGFHAEYASGDIVPQADEIEDARWFHLNDLPPLPANRSIARYLIDLYLARRTGSAEPVLPG from the coding sequence ATGACACGTTGGACAACTGCCGTCCTTGATACCCAGCTCAGTGGTGGTTGGGCCGTGGTCCATAGCCCGGAAGGTTTTCTGCGCGACGACAACGGCGCTATGTTTCCTCGTGAATGGCTCAAGCGGCAGGATCTGTCGGTGCTGAGTGAGCACGGAATCGGTCATTTTGACGGTGAGCCGGTGTACCTGCTGGTGCTCAAACACCCCACTGAAATTGACGGCTGCACGTGGCTTGGGCTTCGTCAATTCATGCTCGAAGGCGACGTCGACGTTTATAGAAAACTCGGTTATGCGGCTCAAATCAGCACGTGGGCGCGGGAACACCGTTTTTGCGGCAGTTGTGGTTTGCCGATGCAGCAGGTGCCGGGTGAGCGCGCGATGTATTGCGAACACTGCAACTTGCGCCATTACCCGCGCATCTCGCCGAGTATGATCGTGCTGATCACCCGGGGTGACGAGATACTGCTGGCACGCTCACCGCGCTTTGTGACGGGGGTCTATAGCACGCTGGCAGGGTTTGCCGAACCGGGAGAGTCGGTCGAGGATTGTGTGCGTCGCGAGGTCATGGAAGAGGTGCAACTGAAGGTCAAAAACATTCAGTACATGGGCAGCCAATGCTGGCCGTTCCCGCACTCGATGATGCTTGGCTTCCATGCCGAATACGCCAGCGGTGACATAGTTCCGCAGGCCGATGAGATTGAGGATGCGCGCTGGTTTCACCTCAACGATTTGCCACCGCTGCCGGCCAACCGTTCCATCGCTCGTTACTTGATCGACCTGTACCTGGCGCGTCGCACAGGCTCAGCTGAACCAGTGTTGCCAGGCTAG
- a CDS encoding histidine phosphatase family protein — MGSIYLIRHGQASFGADDYDVLSPTGIRQAEILGAHLAQLNVRFDRCLSGDLRRQQHTAQAAMAQLDAAGQSTPTLEIDTAFNEFDADAVIRALLPAMLPDEPEALHVLRNAAQNRAEFQRLFALIMGRWHSGNYDTPGLQSWLGFAEQVRSGLYRVLDNAGNKDSIAIFTSGGTITALLHLITQIPVHQAFELNWQIVNTSLNQLKFRGREVALASFNSHTHLQLLKNPELITYR, encoded by the coding sequence GTGGGCAGCATCTATCTGATACGACATGGCCAGGCCTCCTTTGGTGCGGACGACTACGATGTTCTTTCGCCCACCGGTATCCGCCAAGCAGAAATTCTCGGCGCGCACCTCGCTCAACTGAACGTGCGCTTCGATCGCTGCCTGTCCGGTGACTTGCGCCGACAACAACACACGGCTCAAGCAGCCATGGCGCAATTGGACGCGGCTGGGCAAAGCACGCCCACGCTAGAGATCGACACTGCTTTTAACGAGTTCGATGCTGACGCAGTGATACGCGCCTTGTTACCGGCCATGCTGCCGGACGAACCGGAAGCCCTGCACGTATTGCGAAACGCTGCGCAAAACCGCGCAGAATTCCAACGTTTATTTGCCTTGATCATGGGTCGCTGGCACAGCGGCAACTACGACACGCCGGGACTGCAAAGCTGGCTCGGTTTCGCTGAGCAGGTTCGGTCGGGTCTGTACCGGGTACTGGACAACGCGGGTAACAAAGACAGCATTGCGATTTTCACTTCAGGCGGCACTATTACCGCCCTGCTCCACTTGATCACCCAAATCCCTGTCCATCAGGCCTTTGAACTCAATTGGCAAATCGTCAACACCTCGCTCAACCAGCTTAAGTTTCGTGGTCGTGAGGTCGCTCTGGCGTCGTTCAACAGCCACACGCATTTGCAGTTGTTGAAGAACCCGGAGCTCATCACCTACCGCTAA
- a CDS encoding response regulator, with amino-acid sequence MITQRVLSERAIILAPHDQESDVALTLLEQAGFTALIAPDLAGLIAELAAGAGLAIIADEALYGINIHTLLALMDRQPSWSDMPIVLLTHPGGPEHNPSLQLGAHLGNVTFLERPFHAATLVSLVSTALRGRRRQYEARARMDDILESEQRLQNALKAGRLGSWQLDLDDLTFDCSAISKSHHGRSERDTFTFDDWLGSVLAEDQPAMQMALHSSLQTGDDYISEYRNVWPDGSVNWVDVRARAIRRDDGNVCSLVGVTSDISERKRVEEQLHRLNDTLEQQVEERTLQLRHNEEALRQSQKMEAVGQLTGGIAHDFNNLLTGIIGSLELLRRRLSRGRTEDLDSLIDLGVTSANRAAALTHRLLAFSRRQSLDSKPVQMNQLVNSMGELIDRSLNGSIRLEVQLDEHLWTAEVAPNQLESALLNLVLNARDAMPEGGKLTISTFNQRLEKTFTHTHENLQPGEYVVLSVSDTGCGMPQHIISRAFDPFFTTKPIGQGTGLGLSMIYGFSKQSRGHVGIQSEVGVGTTVRLYLPRCRAEHDHDEIIYQSNAPYAKSGETVLIVEDDPAVRVLVGEVLSDLGYAYVYAGNADAAMPILESGQRIDLMISDVGLPGMNGRQLADLGRQLRPSLKVLFITGYAEHAAVRAGFLDSGMQMITKPFAFDHLTAKVREMIEA; translated from the coding sequence GTGATCACCCAACGCGTGTTATCCGAGCGCGCAATTATCCTGGCTCCCCACGACCAGGAGAGCGACGTCGCACTGACGCTACTCGAACAAGCAGGTTTTACCGCGCTGATTGCCCCGGACCTGGCGGGGCTGATTGCCGAACTGGCCGCCGGTGCCGGTCTGGCGATTATTGCGGACGAGGCGCTCTACGGCATCAACATCCATACGCTGTTAGCGCTTATGGATCGGCAGCCTTCCTGGTCCGACATGCCTATTGTGTTACTGACCCATCCTGGCGGCCCGGAGCATAATCCTTCGCTCCAACTTGGCGCCCATCTGGGCAACGTCACTTTCCTTGAACGCCCTTTCCACGCGGCGACGCTGGTGAGTCTGGTCAGTACGGCGTTACGCGGCCGTCGTCGGCAATACGAAGCCCGCGCGCGCATGGACGATATTCTGGAAAGTGAACAACGCCTGCAGAACGCGCTCAAGGCGGGGCGTTTGGGCTCTTGGCAATTGGACCTCGACGACCTGACTTTTGACTGCTCGGCCATCAGCAAATCTCACCATGGCCGCAGTGAGCGCGACACCTTCACTTTCGACGACTGGCTTGGCTCGGTGTTGGCAGAAGACCAGCCGGCCATGCAAATGGCCCTGCACAGTAGCCTGCAAACGGGTGACGATTACATTTCGGAATACCGCAACGTCTGGCCCGACGGCTCGGTGAATTGGGTGGATGTCCGAGCCAGAGCGATTCGCCGCGACGACGGCAACGTGTGCTCATTGGTCGGCGTGACGTCTGATATCAGCGAACGTAAACGCGTTGAAGAACAACTGCACCGCCTCAATGACACCCTTGAGCAGCAGGTAGAAGAACGCACCTTACAACTTCGGCACAACGAAGAAGCCCTGCGTCAGTCGCAAAAAATGGAAGCGGTCGGGCAACTCACAGGGGGTATTGCCCACGACTTCAATAACCTGCTGACCGGCATCATCGGTAGCTTGGAACTGCTGCGTAGACGGCTATCCCGAGGTCGAACCGAAGACCTCGACAGCTTGATCGATCTGGGCGTGACGTCGGCTAACCGTGCTGCGGCGCTGACTCATCGCCTTTTGGCTTTTTCCCGTCGGCAGTCGCTTGATTCAAAACCGGTGCAGATGAACCAGTTGGTTAATTCCATGGGCGAGTTGATTGACCGCAGCCTCAACGGAAGCATTCGCCTGGAGGTGCAGTTGGACGAGCATCTCTGGACTGCCGAGGTTGCCCCAAACCAATTGGAAAGCGCCCTGCTCAACCTTGTTTTGAACGCTCGCGATGCGATGCCCGAAGGTGGAAAACTGACCATCAGCACCTTTAATCAGCGGTTAGAAAAAACCTTCACCCATACCCATGAGAATTTACAGCCGGGGGAATACGTGGTGCTGAGCGTCAGCGACACTGGGTGCGGCATGCCACAGCACATTATCAGCCGGGCGTTTGATCCCTTTTTCACTACAAAACCCATTGGCCAAGGAACGGGCTTGGGCCTTTCAATGATTTACGGGTTCAGCAAACAGTCTCGCGGTCACGTCGGCATCCAGAGTGAAGTGGGTGTCGGCACCACGGTGCGCCTGTACCTGCCGCGTTGTCGCGCAGAACATGACCACGATGAAATCATCTACCAAAGCAATGCGCCGTACGCTAAATCGGGTGAAACCGTCCTCATCGTCGAAGACGATCCCGCCGTGCGCGTACTGGTCGGCGAAGTACTCAGCGATTTAGGCTACGCCTACGTTTACGCAGGGAACGCCGATGCCGCGATGCCCATCCTTGAGTCTGGTCAGCGCATTGATTTAATGATCAGCGACGTGGGTCTGCCAGGCATGAATGGAAGGCAACTGGCCGACCTGGGCAGGCAGCTGCGCCCGTCGTTAAAGGTTTTGTTCATCACCGGTTACGCCGAACACGCCGCCGTGCGTGCCGGATTCCTTGATTCAGGCATGCAGATGATTACCAAACCGTTTGCCTTCGATCACCTGACCGCAAAGGTCCGAGAGATGATAGAAGCCTGA
- a CDS encoding SCP2 sterol-binding domain-containing protein has translation MTSVADAVQAMKAKFNPSAAAGLDLVFGFRIDEDKNFSLVVKDSTCELKEGVNPDAQVTLVMDGDTLDGIVTGETDGMQAFMGGKLRAEGDMMLAMKLSELFPS, from the coding sequence ATGACCTCCGTAGCCGACGCCGTTCAAGCAATGAAAGCCAAGTTCAACCCAAGTGCCGCTGCGGGCCTGGACCTGGTTTTCGGCTTCCGTATCGATGAAGACAAAAATTTCTCGCTGGTTGTCAAAGACAGCACCTGCGAACTGAAAGAAGGCGTGAACCCCGATGCCCAAGTGACCCTGGTCATGGACGGCGATACTCTGGACGGCATCGTCACCGGCGAAACCGACGGCATGCAGGCATTCATGGGCGGCAAGTTGCGCGCTGAAGGCGACATGATGCTGGCGATGAAACTCAGCGAGTTGTTCCCTTCGTAA
- a CDS encoding phosphotransferase family protein, which translates to MALTDQSTKIRVGEELDASLIDPYLKAHIPGLSGSPEISQFPGGASNLTYLIRYPEHEFVLRRPPFGSKAKSAHDMGREYRILNQLSDGFPYCPKAYVHCTDETLIGSEFYVMERVNGIILRSELPPELNFNTQQTTALCKNFIDKLVELHQVDYAACGLADLGKPEGYVERQISGWSDRYDKARTPDAPSWESVRSWLKEKMPANSPVSSIVHNDYRFDNVILDPNQPMQIIGVLDWELTTIGDPLMDLGNTLAYWIEANDPAPVQLMRRQPSHAPGMLTRREFVDYYAERSGIQIDNFDFYYTYGLFRLAGIVQQIYYRFFHGQTQDKRFAQFIHMNTLLEHMSLQVIDKSSL; encoded by the coding sequence ATGGCGCTCACTGATCAGTCCACCAAGATTCGCGTTGGCGAAGAACTCGACGCCAGCCTCATCGACCCTTACCTCAAAGCCCATATCCCCGGCTTGAGTGGTTCGCCTGAGATCAGCCAGTTTCCCGGTGGCGCTTCTAACCTGACCTACCTGATTCGCTACCCGGAACATGAATTCGTGCTGCGCCGCCCGCCCTTTGGCAGTAAGGCAAAATCAGCCCACGACATGGGTCGCGAATACCGCATCCTGAATCAGCTCAGTGATGGTTTTCCGTATTGTCCCAAGGCTTATGTCCACTGCACCGACGAAACGCTGATCGGTTCTGAGTTCTATGTCATGGAGCGGGTCAATGGCATTATTCTTCGCTCCGAACTGCCGCCGGAATTGAATTTCAATACCCAGCAAACCACTGCGCTGTGCAAAAACTTCATCGACAAACTGGTCGAATTGCATCAGGTCGATTACGCCGCCTGCGGGCTGGCGGATCTTGGCAAGCCCGAGGGTTATGTCGAGCGGCAAATTAGCGGCTGGAGTGATCGCTATGATAAAGCGCGCACCCCCGATGCGCCGAGCTGGGAAAGCGTCAGAAGCTGGCTCAAGGAGAAAATGCCGGCCAATAGTCCAGTTTCCAGCATCGTACACAACGACTATCGCTTCGATAATGTGATTCTCGATCCGAACCAGCCGATGCAGATCATCGGCGTACTGGATTGGGAACTGACCACAATCGGTGACCCGCTGATGGACTTGGGCAATACCCTCGCCTATTGGATCGAAGCTAATGACCCTGCGCCCGTGCAGTTAATGCGCCGTCAGCCGAGCCACGCGCCGGGGATGTTGACCCGACGGGAGTTTGTCGATTATTACGCCGAGCGATCAGGCATCCAGATCGATAATTTCGACTTCTACTACACCTATGGCCTGTTTCGTCTGGCGGGCATTGTGCAGCAGATTTACTACCGCTTTTTTCATGGCCAGACCCAAGACAAACGCTTCGCGCAGTTCATTCACATGAACACGCTGTTGGAGCACATGAGCCTGCAAGTCATCGATAAATCCAGCCTTTGA
- a CDS encoding Gfo/Idh/MocA family oxidoreductase, producing MPVLGIGLIGTGFMGRAHAMAFRNVSAAFALPVKVRLAALADADAARAEQCAHDWGFDHAHNDWQQLINDPAVHLVAITTPNHLHYPMALAALEAGKTVYCEKPLAINLTQADAMRQAAKKAGVVTRVGYNYQHNPIIELARQMIDSGELGDIISFQGEFSEDFMGDPASPWSWRCEEAHAGGALADLGSHLLALARHLLGDIDAVCADSQTVHTHRPAVSGSDEKRLIAVDDQTHALLRFANGARGTFSSSWLKHGYKNHLAFEISGTRGTLAFDQERLNELRVCRSGQDGFQRILAGPSLPGYAAFSPAPGHQLGYNELKTLEVHALIQAVCNKGTDGPDFEEAWQVERLAAAIRLAAREQRWVRIEEL from the coding sequence TTGCCGGTGTTGGGTATCGGCCTGATCGGCACCGGGTTTATGGGGCGCGCCCATGCAATGGCCTTCCGTAACGTCAGCGCGGCATTCGCGCTACCGGTTAAGGTCCGCTTGGCAGCGCTGGCGGATGCTGACGCAGCACGTGCCGAACAGTGCGCCCATGACTGGGGCTTTGACCATGCGCACAACGACTGGCAACAGCTGATCAATGATCCTGCCGTACACCTTGTCGCGATTACCACCCCCAATCATTTGCATTACCCCATGGCCCTGGCAGCGCTTGAGGCCGGCAAAACGGTGTACTGCGAGAAACCTTTGGCGATCAACCTCACCCAAGCAGACGCTATGCGCCAGGCCGCCAAAAAAGCCGGGGTCGTCACGCGGGTCGGTTACAACTACCAGCACAACCCCATTATTGAACTGGCGCGGCAGATGATCGACAGCGGCGAGCTGGGAGACATCATCAGCTTCCAGGGGGAGTTCAGCGAAGACTTCATGGGCGACCCGGCGAGCCCTTGGTCATGGCGTTGTGAAGAAGCGCATGCCGGCGGTGCATTGGCCGACTTGGGCAGTCATTTGCTCGCGTTGGCCCGGCATTTGTTGGGTGATATCGATGCTGTGTGCGCTGACTCACAGACCGTTCATACCCACCGGCCGGCGGTTTCCGGTAGCGATGAAAAACGCCTGATCGCCGTCGATGACCAGACCCACGCTTTGTTGCGTTTCGCCAATGGCGCACGCGGTACGTTCAGTAGCAGTTGGCTCAAGCACGGCTACAAAAACCACTTGGCGTTTGAAATCAGCGGCACCCGTGGCACCTTGGCGTTCGATCAGGAGCGGCTCAACGAACTGCGCGTATGTCGTTCCGGCCAGGACGGTTTTCAACGAATACTTGCCGGACCCTCACTGCCAGGCTACGCCGCGTTCTCTCCCGCGCCCGGGCATCAACTGGGCTACAACGAACTGAAAACCCTTGAAGTGCATGCGCTCATACAAGCGGTTTGCAATAAAGGCACTGACGGCCCGGACTTTGAAGAAGCCTGGCAAGTGGAGCGTTTGGCAGCGGCGATTCGATTGGCCGCGCGGGAACAGCGTTGGGTCAGGATTGAAGAGCTGTAG
- a CDS encoding crotonase/enoyl-CoA hydratase family protein, with protein MSDYQAFHVELTDHIAHVQINRPEKINAMNAAFWAEIIEIFQWVDDTDEVRVVVLTGAGKHFSSGIDLMMLASVASELGKDVGRNARMLRRKILQMQASFNAVDNCRKPVLAAIQGYCIGGAIDLISACDMRYGADDAQFSIKEIDMGMAADVGTLQRLPRIIGDGMLRELAYTGRTMGAEEACRIGLINRTFVDASSLLEGVMAIAKEIADKSPIAIAGTKEMISYMRDHRIDDGLEYVATWNAAMLQSADLRVALSAHMSKQKAAFDN; from the coding sequence GTGTCCGATTACCAAGCGTTTCACGTTGAACTGACCGATCACATCGCTCATGTGCAAATCAATCGGCCGGAAAAGATCAATGCCATGAACGCCGCTTTCTGGGCCGAGATCATCGAGATCTTTCAATGGGTCGATGACACGGACGAGGTACGCGTGGTGGTCCTCACCGGCGCTGGTAAGCATTTTTCGTCTGGCATTGACCTTATGATGCTGGCGTCGGTGGCCTCAGAACTGGGCAAAGACGTGGGCCGTAATGCGAGAATGTTGCGGCGCAAAATCTTGCAGATGCAGGCTTCGTTCAATGCCGTCGATAACTGCCGTAAGCCAGTCCTGGCAGCGATTCAGGGCTATTGCATCGGCGGTGCAATCGATTTGATTTCGGCCTGCGATATGCGCTATGGCGCCGATGACGCACAGTTCTCGATCAAGGAAATCGACATGGGCATGGCCGCCGATGTAGGCACCTTGCAGCGACTGCCGCGAATTATTGGCGACGGTATGTTGCGCGAATTGGCCTACACCGGGCGTACTATGGGCGCAGAAGAAGCGTGCCGCATCGGCTTGATCAATCGCACTTTTGTGGACGCGTCAAGTCTGCTGGAGGGCGTGATGGCCATTGCTAAGGAGATTGCTGATAAATCACCGATCGCCATTGCCGGAACCAAGGAGATGATCAGTTACATGCGCGACCACCGGATTGATGACGGTCTTGAGTACGTCGCGACGTGGAACGCTGCCATGCTCCAATCAGCCGATCTGCGCGTGGCCTTGTCTGCGCACATGAGCAAACAGAAAGCCGCGTTTGATAATTAG
- a CDS encoding chemotaxis protein CheB — translation MMNTHDDVQSVSSNVLPLVDAIVIGASAGGVEALLRIFSPLAPGFRLPIIVVLHLPEERRSRLASVFQQHLGMRVKEVADKELINPGTLYFAAPGYHVSVESDLSLSLSLEDRVHHSRPSIDILFESAADAFGRRLAGVLLTGANADGARGLAHIKQEGGFTVVQDPKTAQASIMPESALALSVPDRILALSDIGQLLVELERIAC, via the coding sequence ATCATGAATACCCATGACGACGTTCAATCGGTTTCCAGCAACGTGTTGCCCCTTGTCGATGCAATTGTCATTGGCGCATCGGCAGGTGGAGTCGAAGCCCTCTTGCGGATTTTTTCTCCGTTGGCACCCGGTTTTCGTTTGCCGATTATCGTGGTGTTGCATTTGCCGGAAGAGCGTCGCAGCCGTTTGGCTTCAGTTTTTCAGCAACATCTGGGGATGAGGGTCAAAGAGGTTGCCGACAAGGAACTTATTAACCCAGGCACCTTGTACTTCGCCGCCCCCGGCTATCACGTATCGGTGGAAAGTGATCTCAGCTTGTCCTTAAGCCTTGAAGACCGCGTCCACCATTCTCGCCCCAGTATCGATATACTTTTTGAGTCAGCCGCAGATGCCTTTGGAAGGCGTCTGGCAGGGGTTTTACTGACCGGCGCCAATGCGGACGGGGCTCGTGGCTTGGCGCACATCAAGCAAGAAGGTGGGTTTACAGTGGTCCAAGACCCGAAAACTGCCCAAGCGTCGATAATGCCCGAGTCCGCCTTGGCGTTGAGCGTACCGGATCGCATTCTCGCTTTGAGTGATATTGGTCAACTGCTGGTCGAGCTGGAAAGAATCGCATGCTAA